One Saimiri boliviensis isolate mSaiBol1 chromosome 7, mSaiBol1.pri, whole genome shotgun sequence genomic window, tttttttggcgggttGTCCTGAGGGGCTGCCCCCAGCCTGAGGGTGGGGCCAGTGGGGCAAGTCGGTCAAActgttttaaagcatttttctttttttaaaacatttacaaagtGCTAGTTCCTAATGTAGTACTCTGATCTTGCCTTTCAGTGACCTTGGGGTCCATGTGGATGGCTTCATCGCTAATGTAGCTCATACTTTTGTGGTTGATGTAGCTCAGGTAGGTGGCCTGCTTTTGATCTCCGTTCAGCCTTGGGAGTGAGGGGAATGCACTGCCAGTTGCTTCTTATCCCCACCCCCAATCACCACGTCAGTTGAGAGAGTCTCTAGAGAAgcaaaaggagaaggagaaaggtgttttttttttttgttttttttttttaattctcctgtTCATTAGCTGGCCTTCACATATGGGCTCACATATATTAACCAGATAGCCAGCTGAGTTAACAAGCTTTCCAGGAAGATCCTGATTGCATGTCCTTATCTACAGGGGACCCAAGTAACCGGAAGGAAAGCAGATGTTATTAAGGCAGCTCACCTTTGTGCAGAAGCTGCCCTACGCTTGGTCAAACCTGGAAACCAGGTAAGCTATTTTATCCAATTCCAAATTataaaacagctttttaaaattagctatatttggctgggcacaatggcttatgtctgtaatcccaacactttggggggccaaggtaggaggatagcttgaggccaggagttcaagaccagcctgggaagcatggtgaaaccccgtctctacaaaaaatacaaaaattacttgggcgtggtaacatgcacctgtattcccagctgccagggaggctgaggtgggagaatcagctgagcctggaagattgaggcggtggtgagctatgatcacaccactcactccagcctgggtgacaatgaaactatgtcttaaaaaagaaaaaggaaaaataagcatTTGCTGTCCCCACAAAACTGATAAGAATGCCAGGTATAAAAGGATTAACCCTGGACTTAACATCAGAAaacccaggcatagtggcacagaCATGtaaatctagcactttggaaggtcagggtgaaaggactgcttgagcccaggagtttgagaccagcttgggaaacatagcaagacccatctctacaaaaagaaaaaagaaaacccaggttTATGACCAAGTTCTTTCACTTAACAGTCATTTaacctgagactcagtttccttgtcttctAGATTGGGATATACATCTGCCCTGTTCACTTGCAAAATTTATCAAATAAGACCATCTTTGTGAAAGCACTGGGTAAAATGATATGCAAATACACCTATTCCTCGGCTTGATGGCACTTTCAGTAGAAGCTATGTTTTgagtacccatacaaccattctgtttttcattttccatatattttgtGAATTACATGAGATAGTcaacattattataaaataggcatgTTTTAGATAATTCTGCCCAACTGTAGGATAATGTTTtctaagtgttctgagcacactTAATGTAGGCTAGGCTAGGCTATGATGTTaggtaggttaggtgtattaaatgctttttgggttttttttttttttctttgagacggagtttcgctcttgttacccaggctggagtgcaatggcacgatctcggctcaccgcaacctccgcctcctgggttcaggcaattctcctgcctcagcctcctgagtagctggtattacaggcacgcgccaccatgcccagctaagtttttgaatttttagtacagacagggtttcaccatgttgaccaggacggtctcgatctcttgacctcgtgatccacccgcctcggcctcccaaagtgctgggattacaggcttgagccaccgcgcccggccccttttttttttttttttttttttttttgagacagagtttcactcttgttacccaggctggagcgcaatagcgcaatctcggctccccacaacctccgcctcctgggttcaggcatttctcctgcctcagcctcctgagtagctgggattataggcacgtgccaccatgcccagctaatgttttgtatttttagtagagacggggtttcaccatgtagaccaggatggtctcaatctcttgacctcgtgatccacccacctcggcctcccaaagtgctgggattacaggcttgagccaccacgcccggcgctttttgggttgttttttttttttttttttttgagatggagtctcactctgtcacccaggctagagtgcagtggtgcaatcttggctcactgcaacctcctcctcccaggttcaaacgattctcttgcctcagcctcgtgagtagctgggattacaggggtgtgccaccacactaatttttgtatttttagtagaaacagggcttcaccatgttggtcaggctggtctcgaactcctgacctcgtgatctgcctgccgcagcctcccagagtgctgggattacaggcacgagccactgtgcccagttaaatgcatttttgacttagtGATATTTCCAACTTATGATGAGTTCTTTTGAGATGTAACCCCATTATAAGTTGGGAGCAtctatataaagtatttttagatTGTAAGGATAATCGAGCTATGAAATGAAAATCCAGTGAATAAGAATCATTGGTATTGGATGGAGGATATTAGAACGCCCTGTTCTTTTATGCTTcttattctcattgtagagaaCTCATTAGCTCCTGATATCTCACCTTTTGTTTGATGTTGTACTTCTAGAACACACAAGTGACAGAAGCCTGGAACAAAGTTGCCCACTCATTTAACTGCACGCCAATAGAAGGTGAGAACAGTTAACAGGGTTGAGGGTCTAAGAATGAGTGGCTTTGCAGAATTCAGGCTTTTGCTCCCTTGAAGATCTATCCTGGCTATAGCCCAGTTGAAGCCAAAAATCTCAGTGCCCTGTGTTTCCATAGCCAGGTACTTTCTCACTGCCTGCCCCTTCAAACTACCGAAGTGGGTGGATTTGGAAAGCTTTTGGGGTTCTGGATAGCTTGTTCCATAGGCTATGTCCTGTCTACAGGTATGCTGTCACACCAGTTGAAGCAGCATGTCATCGATGGAGAAAAAACCATTATCCAGAATCCCACAGACCAGCAGAAGTAGGTGCCAACCCCACTCATCACCTTCTACCAAACTAGACTAGTCAACAGGCTTTTTTCTATACTCTCAGCTGAATCTTGTCTACCTTCTACTCCTTGCTTTCAGGAGTGACCTATTGCTCTTAATATTCCCGttctctaggccaggcgtggtggctcatgcctgtaatcccagcactttgggaggcccacgcttgtggatcacctgaggtcaccagtttgagaccagtccagtcaacatagtgaaaccccgtctctactaaaaatacaaaaattagctgggcatggtggtgtgtgcctgtaatcccagctacttgggaggctgaggcaggagaatcgcttgaacctgggaggcggaggttgcagtgagccgagatcgtgccattgcactttagcctaggcgacagtgcaagactccatctcaaaaaaaaaaaaattgtctgtgaggaacatgaaaatataaaaaagaagaaaaaatacaaaaattagtcaggtgtggtggcatgcagctatactcccagctactcaggaggctgaggcaggagaattgctcaaacccaggaggcggaggttgcggtgagctgagataatgccactgcactccagcctgggcgacagagtgatactgtctgaagaaaaaaacaaaaaacaaaaaacctttctttctattccttttaGGAAGGACCATGAAAAAGCTGAATTTGAGGTACATGAAGTATATGCTGTGGATGTTCTCGTCAGCTCAGGAGAGGGCAAGGTGAGGAGAGTACCAGAGTTGGCAAAGAGGGGTGACTGAAAGTGTTTGCCAGACCAAATGTTACTTAAATTACTCTTGCAGGCCAAGGATGCAGGACAGAGAACCACTATTTACAAACGAGACCCCTCTAAACAGTATGGactgaaaatgaaaacttcaCGTGCCTTCTTCAGTGAGGTGGAAAGGCGTTTTGATGCCATGCCATTTACTTTAAGGTACTACACGTAGCGATGATAGTACTTGGAACCAGTCTGACTCACAGACCATACACCCAGGAACactttttcctctcccttcctgcctAGACTTGTAGCGTGCACGTgctcactccctccctctctctccccatctccttctCACTGAAGGTAATGTAAAAGAGCAATCCTAAGCATGATTTCTGCCTGAGGGTaggagctattttaaaatataagcaaaatggTAAGACTTGATGGGGAGTTAAGAATACTTCTGAATATCATCTTCCCCTGACAGAGCATTTGAAGATGAGAAGAAGGCTCGGATGGGTGTGGTAGAGTGCGCCAAACATGAACTGCTACAACCATTTAATGTTCTCTATGAGAAGGAGGGTAAGTTCTAAAAAGAGCTTCACTTTGGATTCCCTGATTATATGATATCCTTCATATAAGTTCAGAAGAGCTAAGTATGACAACAAAGGAGCTTTTTATCAAAACACATCTTCATTTTTGCCATAGGTGAATTTGTTGCCCAGTTTAAATTTACAGTTCTGCTCATGCCCAATGGCCCCATGCGGATAACCAGTGGTCCTTTCGAGCCTGACCTCTATAAGTCTGAGCTGGAGGTCCAGGATGCAGAGCTAAAGGTTAGTATGGAATAGAAGGTGGTGAGTATGTGTATGGTACCTGTGCTGGGAGTGAGGGCTAAATGCCAGCAAAGTCCTGAAAAGAGCTCCAGTACTGAAAGTaaccctttttttaaaatttcctccaCATtcctcaaaatttatttatttattcctgtttTCCAGGCCCTCCTCCAGAGTTCTGCAAGTCGAAaaacccagaaaaagaaaaaaaagaaggtgtgTTGTGATCATCCCTCTCTGGCAGGGTGAACCTGATGTGATCCCTCTTTCTTCCATTGTGTTAGGTCATGGTGGgatacggatttttttttttttttttttttttttttttctgagacggagtttcgctcttgttacccaggctggagtgcaatggcgcgatctcggctcaccgcaacctccgcctcctgggttcaggcaattctcctgcctcagcctcctgagtagcttggattacaggcatatgccaccatgcccagctacttttttttgtatttttagtagagacggggtttcaccatgttgaccaggatggtctcgatctcttgacctcgtgatccacccgcctcggcctcccaaagtgctgggattacaggcttgagctaccgcgcccggcctgggataCGGATTTTTGTACAGATACTCTTCAGCTTAAATGGTAGGACTTTGTCCCAGTAAAtccatcataaattgaaaataagtcaaaatggattaaaaggtGTGTTGTGATCATCCCTCTCTGGCGGGGTGAACCTGATCCCGCTTTCTCCCATTGTGTTAGGTCATGGTGGGATACGGATTTTTGTACAGATACTCTTCAGCTTAAATGATAGGACTTTGTCCCAGTAAACCCATCATAAAGTGAAAAtaagtcaaaatggattaaaaaaaaattttttggcctggtgcaatggttcacacctgtaatcccaggactttgggaggccaaggtgggtggatcacctgaggtctggtaagactagcctggccaacatgatgaaatcccatctctactaaaaatataaaaaattagcggccaggcacggtggctcaagcctgtaatcccagcactttgggaggccgaggcgggtggatcacgaggtcgagagatcgagaccatcctggtcaacatggtgaagccccatctctactaaaaatacaaaacattagctggggatggtggtgcgtgcctgtaatcccagctactcaggaggctgaggcaggagaattgcctgaacccaggaggcggaggttgcagtgagccaagatcacgccattgcactccagcctgggtaacaagagtgaaactccgtctcaaaaaaaaaaaaaaaatatatatatatatatatatatataattagctggttgtggtggtgggcacctgtaatcccagctgctcgggaggctgagaggctgaggcaggagaacccggGGTGGGGTAGGGGTttcggtgagctaagatcacgccattgtacttagcctgggcaacaagagcaaaactccatcttaaaaagagagagagagagagagagatgatctcagtgtgtcacccaggctgacatGTAGcagcatgaccatagctcactgtagtctcagactcctcctgtgctcaagtgattgtcccaccttaacctgctgagtagctgccaccatgcctggctcaaaaTGGATTTGATATACCTTAACCTACCAGGAACCTCAAAGCTTAGCCTGGCCTACCTTCAGTGTGCTCAAAACACTTACTAAACAAATTatcatgtatcaaaatatccatATTGCTTTTCACGCTGTTGTGAAGTCGAAAAATCACAAGTTGACCATTGTAAGTCAGAGACTTATATATCTTTATATCAGCTGTGACCCAGAGGATAGATACTTTTTTGGCTgagggtgcggtggttcacacctattatcccaacgttttgagaggcctaggcaggagtatcacttgagcccaggagttcaagatcagcctgggcaagatgctgaaacctcatctttacaaaaaaacctgtacatggtggcatgtgcctacagtcccagctacctgggaggttaaggtggaaggattacctgagcccagggaagttgaggctacagtgagccatgtatctctgcattccagcctaggtgacagagtgagactgtctcaaaaaaaaaaaggtggcacagtggctcaggcctgtaatcccagcactttgggaagccgaagtgggcagatcacctgaggtcaggagttcaagaccagcctgaccaacatggagaaacctcatctcttaaaaaaataaattgaaaataaaaaactttatcTCTAGTCCCAGACACTACCCCCCAAATAGTTAGAAACTGACAtgtcttctccctctccttttcttgcACATAGGCCTCCAAGACTGCAGAGAATGCCACCAGTGGGGaaacattagaagaaaatgaagctggGGACTGAGGTGGGTCCCATCTCCCCAGCTTGCTGCTCCTGCCTCATCCCCTTCCCACTACACCCCAGACTCTGTGAAGTGCAGTTCTTCTTCTCCACCTAGGACCGCCAGCAGAGCAGGGGGTCTCCCTACCCCAGTTCCCCAGCCCACTCCCTTCCAACAACAACCAGCTCCAACTGACTCTGGTCTTGGGAGGCAAGGCTTCCCAACCACGGAAGActactttaaatgaaaaaaagaaattgaataataAAATCAGGAGTCAAAATTCATCGTCTTCAAGCCCCTCTTTGTAGCCTTTTCTACTACTTTCTGCTTGGTCAAGGTTTGTAGCCCTACCACAGAACAGGGCTAAATTAGCCACCGCCACTGAAAACTCAGCTGAATTTTTTTATACCACTCTGATGTCAgcgtttttccatctgtttggggctttttcctctttttcccattttccccAAGTATTTTATCTGGCTTCAAAATTAGGAggattatttttcagattgtttttatTCAGTGTGGCTGATTCCTCATCTTGATTCAGGCCATCCAGTCAGGCCCTCCCATTTTAGGAGTTGGAGCCTTCATTTATGAAGAGACTCTCAGCTATGAAATGGATCCTCATTTGTAAATCTTTGTTCTTCCATTTTCAAAAAGCTGTAAAGAAATAATTCATCTCAACCTTACCCTTTTCTCTGGAGTCAGTGGGGTCTTCCCTCCATCTTACACAAACCTGAGCTGGAAGCTCAACTGGTTTTGTTCCctgtttgaaatattgtgatCTCCCTCccttgaaagaaaaaggaagaaccaGAGGAGTAGACTGACTGAAGATACAACTCCTGGCTTTCTGAAGCTGTGGACTTGGATTGGATTGCTGGGGGTTTGTAGAGAAAGGTGACACATTTCAGTACCTCTGGCATGCTGTCCCAGGAAACTAGGGCTCCCACTAACTTATGAGGTTTTTAAACACATTGAAAATGACATGACATTATAATAAATTTGGATTTGCTCATAATGTGCTTTGTATGCTGCTTTGATAGGGGTGGGGAGAATGTCAGTTGAAGTAGTACTGGAactgtttctccacattgccaTGATCTACCTTCCTAAAATGAGGAAGGTAGGTGATATAGTAAATTACCTGCTGGAGTTGGGTGATATAATTTTCTCAGTAGAAACGGTCCTCACTGCTAAGATTTGTTTGGGGTTCGGACACTTAATGCGTACTCCAAGAACAGCACTACAATGCGTACTCCGAACAGCACTACAGGTGTTTATCTTGATTCAAGAAGCCAGGAAGAATGTCTGGTACGCTAGTTTTCAGAGCCAGACTGAGGTCAGATGGGTAATTAGTTTATCTTGTTACATATCAGGCATTGCTAAACTGGAGATACTACAAGTGAACAGAACTGAACACAGGACAAATGTGTAATGATGTATAtccaccattaaaaaaattacacagagCAGTTTCAgagccctaaaaatcctctgttttCCCTGTTCATCCCTCTCTCCTTGATTATACATTTATCTGAAGGCAAAGAATGTATAACATCAAGAATGAACCCTAGTGTAAACTAAACTGGATCTGGAGTGATAATGGTATGTCAATATAGGTTCAGTTGTTAAATGTACCACTCCGGCAAGGTGGAGGGATGTTTATAAAGAGGGAggctaggccaggcacggtggctcacgcctgtaatcccagcattttgggaggttgagaggacagatcacagggtcaagagttccaggccagcctggccaatgtggtgaaaccctgtctctactaaaaatacaaaaaaattagccaggtatggtagcataggcctgtaatcccagctactcaagaggctgagaggcaggagaattgcttgaacctgggaggcaaattAGTTAGCTGCaatcgtatcactgcactccggcctgggtaacagagcaagactctgtctcaaaaataaaggggAGGCTAAATGTGTGGGAAATAATCTATACTTTCATCacttttgctgtgaatctaaaactgttctaaaaatttAAGTCTattgagccgggtgcggtggctcatgcctgtaatcccagcactttgggaggccgaggcgggtggatcacgaggtcaagagatccagaccatcctggtcaacatggtgaaactcccgtctctactaaaaaaaaaaatacaaaaaatcagctgggcatggtggtgtgtgcctgtaatcccagctacttaggaggctgaggcaggagaattgcctgaacccgggaggcggaggttgcggtgagccgagatcgtgccattgcactccagcctgggtaacaacagtgaaactccaatctcaaaaaaaaaaataaaaatgaaaataaaaatttaagtctattggaaaaaaaaggccgggcacggtggctcacacctgtaatcccagcactttgggaggccaaggtaggcagatcacctgaggtcaggagttcaagaccagactggccaacatggtgaaaccggtctctactaaaaatacaaaaaattagctgggcgtggtggcgcacacctgtagtcccaataaCTCggaaggttgagacaggagaatcacttgatttgCTTGGAGGTGAAGACTACAgtaagctgaggtcacaccactgcactcagcctggatgacaagagcgagattctgtctcgaaaacaaaatTTCCCTCAAAGAGCTTATAGACTAGTTGGCAATCATCAATTGGAATCCTTGTGGAATTGATAGAAAATAATTctgctaggatttttttttgtttcaaaaaatttgtCTTATATaaggcagggtacagtggctcatgcctgtaatcccaggacttaacaaggccgaagtgggcagatcacaaggtcaggagtttgagaccagcctcaccaacatagcAAAGCCGCGCCTGtactctctaccaaaaatacaaaaataggccgggtgtggtgggttgtgcctgtaatcccagctactcaggaggctgaggcaggagagtggcttgaacctgggagactgaggttgcagtgagcccagatcctgccattgtaatccagcctgggtgacagagtgaggctccatctcaaaaaaaaaaaaaaaaaaaagtgtcatcaTATATAGTTGGGTGGTGATAAAACTAGAACTACTTAGAAGAAccctaattttaaaagtttttcaggAATTGAAAACGGAATGCTATTCTAGAAATATAGTAaaggaaaaccacaaaaaagGAGGGATTGTAACAATCACATACAAAATGTTACAGTATGTTAAACTATAAAAAGTAGTATGTATAGGgaaagtattctttttctttgcttttctttttttctttttcttttcttttttttttttctgagacggagtctcttgttgcccaggctggaagtgcaatggcatgatctgggcttaccacaacctccacatcccgggttcaagcgattctcctgcctcagtctcccaagtagctgggatcacagccatgtggcatcacgcccagctaattttgtatttttagtagagatagggtttcaccatgttgcccaggcttgtgtcgaagtcctgacctcagatgattcgcccgcctcagcctcccaaagtgccgggattacaggcgtgagccaccgcgcccagtcagGAAAGGGTTCATTAACTGAAAAGTTTCCTGTAGCCAAATCTTACGGGATCTGGTTGTTTTCCAGTGCTTCTCACCCGAGTATACAGTAAGACTGGGAAGTTCTTTATCTTAACACCACATGTTATACTTCTAGATTTAGCTAATTTTCTCCCTATATCCATTGGTTCACTCTTCACCCCTAGAAAATCACtgcataggtcactgcagcctcgacttctgGGCTCgagattcccccacctcagcctcccaaagtgctgggattacaggcatgagccaccgtgcccggccgctgACGTATTTTCTTAACATAGCCATGCATTGTAGCCAGGATTCTCTAGTGATATTTTGCTTCAGGCATTGTAGGGAAAGACCATAATCAGCTATTTTATTCTTGAAGTTTAGGAAAAAGAATTGCTCTATCTTAAACAGTGAGAATATTTTTTGCAGTATGGCAGCTTTCCCGACTCCCCACTTTATATCTTCCTACGTTCTGAACTCTTGGTACCATCGATAATTCCGGAACCGAATCACCCCGCagcaatttattttagaaaataacgtaaaccggctgggcgcggtggctcatccctgtaatcccagcactttgggaagccgaggcgggaggatggcttgagctcaggaattggagaccagcctgggccacaggcgaaacctcgtctctgctaaaaacacaaaaatcggCCAAGTGGCGTTCGCCTGCAgacccagctgctcgggaggccgaggcaggagaatcgcttgaacccgggaggcggacgtggcagtgagccgatatcgcgccactgcactccagcctaggtgacacagtgagatcctgtctcaaaaaaaaaaataattttttttttttttttttttttgagacagagtttttcgctcttgttacccaggctggagtgcaatggcgcgatctcggctcaccgcaacctccgcctcctgggctcaggcaattctcctgtctcagcctcctactaagtagctgggattacaggcacgtgccaccatgcccagctaattttttgcacttttagtagagacggggtttcaccatgttgaccaggatggtctcgatctctcgacctcgtgatccacccgcctcggcctcccaaagcgctgggattacaggcttgagccaccgcgcccgg contains:
- the PA2G4 gene encoding proliferation-associated protein 2G4 — protein: MSGEDEQQEQTIAEDLVVTKYKMGGDIANRVLRSLVEASSSGVSVLSLCEKGDAMIMEETGKIFKKEKEMKKGIAFPTSISVNNCVCHFSPLKSDQDYILKEGDLVKIDLGVHVDGFIANVAHTFVVDVAQGTQVTGRKADVIKAAHLCAEAALRLVKPGNQNTQVTEAWNKVAHSFNCTPIEGMLSHQLKQHVIDGEKTIIQNPTDQQKKDHEKAEFEVHEVYAVDVLVSSGEGKAKDAGQRTTIYKRDPSKQYGLKMKTSRAFFSEVERRFDAMPFTLRAFEDEKKARMGVVECAKHELLQPFNVLYEKEGEFVAQFKFTVLLMPNGPMRITSGPFEPDLYKSELEVQDAELKALLQSSASRKTQKKKKKKASKTAENATSGETLEENEAGD